The Humulus lupulus chromosome 4, drHumLupu1.1, whole genome shotgun sequence genome has a window encoding:
- the LOC133832606 gene encoding uncharacterized protein LOC133832606 produces the protein MSGEDDTQDRLQKIKEYLEAASASHSSRTITDNPLFQHHYQRAESVKEPLSFDNESDSDDSVRSYKTMAQQRTLKELAAPDLDQQLLCIQYPPLDVNCELKSGLIHLLPSFHGPPGEDPNKYLKEFHIDAAKEWLYYLPPGTIETWNGMKTMFLERYFPASKVGSITKEICGIRKYTGESLYEYWERFKRLCASCPHYQVSEQLLIQYFYEGLQSLDMSMIDAASGGTLVDKIPTTARSLISNMVANSQQFGIRQDPTLPPKSDNEVSTSNANHLGKQLAQLTAVVQQLALGQQMYYEPFSQTYNPGWCDHPNFHYGNQQQVAPQSTSVRPPGFTLQQWSQHNFIPRPSQAPQVAPPPSAKPSTEDLINAIATNTLQFQQTIQASIKSLENQVGQLAASYNRLEADLSNKLP, from the exons ATGTCTGGTGAGGACGATACACAAGATCGACTACAAAAGATTAAAGAATATCTTGAGGCAGCGTCCGCATCACACTCTTCCAGAACTATCACTGATAATCCACTCTTTCAGCATCATTATCAACGTGCAGAGTCTGTTAAAGAGCCATTATCGTTTGACAACGAATCTGATTCTGATGATTCAGTTCGATCCTATAAAACAATGGCCCAACAAaggacgttgaaagagttggcagcGCCAGATCTTGACCAACAACTGCTTTGCATCCAATATCCACCTTTGGATGTTAACTGTGAGTTGAAGTCAGGCCTCATCCACTTATTGCCTTCTTTCCATGGGCCACCTGGTGAGGACCCAAATAAATATTTGAAGGAGTTTCATATT GATGCAGCTAAAGAGTGGTTGTACTATCTTCCACCTGGTACTATTGAAACATGGAATGGTATGAAGACTATGTTCCTGGAACGATATTTTCCAGCATCTAAAGTTGGAAGCATCACGAAAGAGATATGTGGTATAAGGAAATATACAGGAGAGTCTTTGTATgaatattgggagagatttaagcgGTTGTGTGCTAGTTGCCCTCATTATCAAGTAAGTGAACAACTCCTCATTCAgtacttttatgaaggattacaatCACTGGATATGAGTATGATTGATGCAGCAAGTGGGGGTACACTAGTTGATAAGATTCCTACTACAGCCAGaagcttgatttctaatatggtTGCTAACTCACAACAGTTTGGCATTCGCCAAGATCCTACTCTACCACCCAAATCAGATAATGAAGTGAGCACCTCTAATGCTAATCATCTTGGTAAACAATTAGCCCAATTAACTGCAGTGGTACAACAACTTGCTTTAGGCCAACAG ATGTACTATGAACCATTTTCACAAACTTATAATCCTGGTTGGTGTGATCATCCAAATTTTCAttatgggaatcaacaacaagTTGCTCCACAATCTACATCTGTGAGACCACCTGGTTTCACTTTGCAACAGTGGTCTCAACATAATTTTATACCTAGACCATCACAAGCACCGCAAGTTGCTCCACCACCAAGTGCCAAACCCTCTACTGAGGATTTAATCAATGCAATTGCTACAAATACTCTTCAGTTTCAGCAAACCATCCAAGCTTCCATAAAAAGTTTGGAGAATCAGGTGGGACAATTAGCAGCATCATATAATAGGTTGGAAGCTGATCTGTCTAATAAATTGCCTTAA